From the Paenibacillus tianjinensis genome, the window CATCGCGCAGGAAACGCTGGATCTCCCCGATGATCATCGGCACCGCATAGGTGGAGAATTTGACCTCATAGCTGAGGTCGAATTTATCAACGGACTTGAGCAGTCCGATACAACCGATTTGGAACAAATCATCAGGCTCATACCCGCGGTTCATAAACCGCTGCACCACCGACCAGACGAGGCGGATGTTGCAGCTTACGAGCGTGTCGCGGGCCAGATTATCTCCGGCCTGACTGAGCGCAATAAGACGTTTGACCTCCGCATCGTCCAAATAGGTCGGCGGAGCTTTTTTTGATTCTGCTTCCATGGCTCCAACCCCTAATTGTATAAAGCTTTTTTCGAGACGATCGTTTTCTTCATTGAAATGGAGGTACCGCGCCCGGGTTCACTGGTCACTTCGAATTCATCCATGAAATTCTCCATAATCGTAAAACCCATGCCCGACCGCTCCAGCTCCGGCTTGGACGTGTACAGCGGCTGCTGTGCCAGCTCCAGGTCCTCAATGCCGTTCCCCTGATCCTCAATGGTCAGGTGCACGGTCTCATTGTCGATCGACGCCGAGATGCTGACAATCCCTTCCGGATTACTGTCATAGCCGTGGATGATACAGTTGGTGACCGCCTCCGAGACAACAGTCTTCAGATCATTCAGTTCTTCCATGGTAGGATCGAGCCGGGAGACGAAGGCCGCTACCACCACACGCGCGAACGATTCGTTCTCCGAGAGGGCGGCAAACTGGACACTCATGAAGTTACCAGCTTCACTCTTTGTCATAACGCAACCTCCAAATCCGAGAGCGCAGAACTCTCGTCGTCATATAGGGACATGATTTTGAACAGGCCCGACATTTCCAGCAGCCGCTTCACAGGGGCGGTGGCATCACAGACTGCCATTTTCCCGCCCTTGCTGCGAATCAGCTTGTACCTCCCAAGAATGACGCCAAGGCCCGAGCTATCCATGAACTGCAGCTCTTTCAGGCTGAGAATCAGATGCTCCACCTGGCCCCGCATAATCGCTTCATCCATCTCCATACGAACATAATCGGCTGCGTGATGATCCAGCTCTCCCGATAAACGGACAACCAGCACACCCCGGTGATGCTCCATCTCCACATGAGAATTCATACTTGCCACTCTCCTCTTCGTTGCTTTCAAAACCGCCCTGTAACTTAGTGCTTTCCCCTACAAGGACAAGGTTTTCTACATGGCAATTGAGGATTCCTGCTCCCCGACAAAACTAGAAGAAAACCCCTAAGAATCAACAGAGGACACAAGGGGAATCTACAAAATGCAAGAAATTAATCAACCGTGAACAGGGATCCCGTCGTGCGTTTGAACAGCTTCCACCAGCCTGCCTTCGGTACAGCTTCACCCGCCTTGAGCTCATATTCTTTAATTACACTCGTACCCTGGTAGACTACCAGCTTACCGATGGTCTGATCTGCGGCGATTGGCGCTTTTACACTATCCGGCAGTACCAGCTCATTGCGGATACCTTCCTGGGTAATTCCCTTTTTGAGCAGCACGCTGTAGGTTTCCTTGGCGGTAATCGGCAGGGTCTTTTTCACACTCTTTTCTATATTCAGCGTACCGATGGTGTCTCCAGCTTTATAGATCGTGTGCATTTTATATTGTGAAAAGAGATAATCGAACATGCCCGACACTTCACTGTTGCGTGTCTTCGTGTTCGGTTCGCCCAGCACTACGGCAACGGCGCGAAGTCCGTCTCTGGCTGCAGTTGCCGAGAGGCAGAACTTGGCTTCCGACGTATAGCCGGTTTTTAGGCCGTCTGCTCCCGTATAAAAGCGAACCAGCTTGTTCGTATTAACCAGCCAGAACGGTTTGGCCGAATCCTTGCGCAGATAGTCCTGATAGGAACCGGTATATTTAATAATCCGTTCATGCTTAAGCAACTCCCTGCTGATGACGGCAATGTCATGGGCCGAGGAATAATGATTCGCAGCCGGCAGGCCGTTACAGTTGGCAAAATGCGTATCCTTCAGGCCAAGCGCCTCCGCTTTACTGTTCATCATATCGACAAAGGCGCTCTCTGAGCCGGCGATTTTCTCCGCCATTGCAACAGAGGCATCATTGCCGGAAGCCATAGCGATGCCTTTCAGCATCTCGTCCACCGTCATTTCTTCACCGGGCTCCAGAAAAATCTGCGAACCGCCCATCGATGCAGCATATTCGCTCGTCCGCACTTTGTCGGTTAATTGCAGTCTGCCCTCATCCAGGGCTTCAACGGTCAGCAGCATCGTCATAATTTTGGTAATACTGGCCGGTGGCAGCTTGTCATGGCTGTTCTTCTCATAAATAATGGTTCCGGTGCCCGCATCCATTAGAATGGCGGAACGCGCTCCCGGCGCGAGATCAACAGCAGCAGCGGTATTACCGGTACTTTTAGCCTTTTCCTCCGCAAATGCGCCTGGTGCCGCTCCCAGAACCGAAACAGCCATACATAGCACAAGCATCATATAACGAATTTTTCTCAAAGTGGTTCCCCTCCTGAACATTAACCTTCATTTCACAGGTACTGTATTCCAGTTTGGTCAGAAAGGCAGGAAATTATTCCAATTCACGCAGAAAAAAAGACCTTCCCCGGCATCCTTACGGACACACAGAGAAAGCCCCTCACTTTAACCATCCGGAGTCATTTATCCGGCACTCCTAAACTTCTAAACTCCTAGGCTCCTAACTAGAGCAATTCTCCCGCAAGCATAATTAACTTATCGTCTATATACACGTCAGGCTTCATTACCACAGCATCGATATGTACTCCTGCCGCAAGGATTCCGCCAAAGGTATTATTGCTGCCGAACGCTACATGAATGGTTCCGTAGACCTTCTCGTCTTCGAGCACCACACCTGTAATTCTGGCCTTATTATTCGTTCCAATGCCAAATTCCCCAAGGAAACGTCCATCACCAGTACCCAGCATTTCCAGCAGCTTGTCCCCGCCTTCGCCTTCGGCTGCGGTTAAGCGGCCTTGCTCTACTGTAAGCAGCAGCGGACTGTGCAGCGCACCGATTCCGGCGATGGAACCATCCACCAGAATCCGCCCTGACGCGGTGCCTTCCATCGGAGCAATATACGCTTCGCCGGAAGGCAGATTGCCCGATTCTCCCGGATTAAGATATAAACCCGTGCTCAGCACGCCGTCTCTGCTGTCAATCGAGAAGCTCAGACTCAGCCCGTCCTTCTCCACACGCACCTCACGGCCTCCGGACAGCAGGGCGGCAACCTGTTCAGTCAGCGCTTTGACCTGTGCATAGTCAGCAGTTATTGCCCCATTGCTGAACATATCATCCGTCATGCCAGGCATGGTGGCCACACGGGTTCCCGCTGCTGCTGCCTGCTTGCGGGCAGCCGTATGTGTCATAGAATGTGTCGTAATACAGACCGCCACATCCGCTTTAGCCATAGCTTCGGCGACCGGAGCCGGCGGCTCCTCACCCGATTTTCTTCGCGGCTGCATGATCAGCAGCATCGACTCAGCCCCGAGCCGCTTGCCTGCTTCATAGACGGATTCCGCGAGCTCGCGTTTGTCATCGTCAGCCACAACAGCCAGCAGTTCACCGCCGCTTAGCCCCAGACAATCCTTCAATACATTCATGCTGGTTAGTATCCTTGATTCACTCATGTTAACTTCCTCCCAATTACACCATTTCCGCTATCTATTCACCGGTTTAGACGGTGTGACAGCACGGCAGGCACTCCAGCAGAGGCCGCCCATTCTCTATGCTGCTCCACTTCACTGTTACAGTCAAGTATTTCACATCCTCTTCGCCGCGGCTCATATTCCATGAAAAGGATAACCCCTGTCCGCTGCAGAATATCTGAATGGACAATCATCACTACAGATCAGGAATGAGGGATAACCTATGAGGATTGAACAACTTCGCCAAGCGATTGCCAGCACAGCCCAAAGCTTAGGTTTTTCAGGAACAGTACTGTTATCCGGCCGTGAAGAGGAGTTGATTCTGGAAGCCTACGGGCATGCGAACATGGCTGATAACCGGCTGAATAAGCCCGACACACGTTTCGGCATCGCCTCTGGCTGCAAGCTGTTCACAGCTATTGCCATCTGCCAGCTTGTGGAACAGGGTAAGCTTTCTTTTGAGAGTAAAGCTCTGGAATTGTTACAAGGAGGCGGACTCGCGTTCCCGCTGTTCAGTCCGGAGATAACCGTGCATCAGCTGCTGACACACAGCTCGGGCATCGGGGATTATTTTGACGAAGAGACAATGGATGATTTCGCAGAATTGTGGAAGGCCGTACCGATGTATACGCTCAGGCGTCTTGAGGATTTCCTGCCGATGTTCCAGAACCTGCCGATGAAATTCAACCCCGGTGACAGATTTCACTATAACAACGCGGGTTATATCATGCTCGGTCTGCTCGTTGAGGCAGCAAGCGGGATGGCTTTCTCGGATTATGTGGAGCAGCATATTTTCCTGCCTTGCGGCATGCAGCATTCCGGTTATTTTGCGCTGGATAATCTGCCGGCCAATACGGCCATGGGATATATAGAACAGGAAGATGGAAGCTTAATCACCAATATCTACTCCATACCGGTAAAAGGGGGCGCAGACGGAGGAGCATTCATTACTGCAACAGACATGCAGCTATTTTGGGACGGCCTCTTCAACCATCGGCTGCTTAATGAGGAAACGACTGCTCTGCTGCTAACGCCGCATATTCATGAAGATCAAGATAACTACTATGGCTATGGCGTGTGGATTACCAAGCTGAATGGCGAAGTGTACAAATACCATGTGATGGGTTTCGATCCCGGTGTCTCCTTCCGCTCGGCGTTCTATCCTGCAAGCGGTGTAACCTTCGCCGCCCTCTGCAACCGGAGCAAGGGAGCTTACCAGATAATGCGGACGGTGGAGGACGGTTTAGACGATGTGGACACTCCTGGGGATTAACGGATAGCAAGCATCAGTGAACGTGAAAAAAGCCGTACAGAACAGATTGTTCTATACGGCTTATAATTTAAGTGGAAATGTTGGCTGTACTTCCCGCAATTTCCGTACCACTGAGTGACTAGCGGGAATACCTCCACTTAACTGCCAGGAAAAGCACCTCTTTATCCAAAGGTGGTTTATTAGATGGAGAATTTTCCACATTGTGCTACTTAGTACCGGGTTACGCCATCCTTCGTTACAAGCGCGAATACCAGCGGCTGCGGCGGAACCGGCTGAGCGGAAATGCGGTAAGCTTCCAGCACCTTGGCTTCTGCTTCCTGCACCTTGCTCTCGCTGGCATCGTTCACATGCAGTACGGCAACCGTATCGCCTGCGGCAACGGCATCGCCGACCTTCAGCGACAGCTGGATGCCAACACCCAGATCAATCAGCGATTCCTTGGTCTCACGACCTGCTCCAAGCAGCATGGCAGCCACGCCGATTTCCTCGGCCTGGATGCTCTCCACATAACCTGCGGACGCTGCCTTGACTTGGGTGAAGCGGCTGGCTGACGGCAGCGTGTCTGGTGCCTCGACCTGTGTAACATCGCCGCCCTGTGCAGCCACCATCTGTTTGAACTTATCATAAGCGCTGCCGTCCTCGATATGGGACATCAGGATCGTCCGCGCTTCGGCTTCATCCTTCGCTTTGCCGCCGAGAACCAGCATCTGGCTGCCCAGAATGAGGCAGACCTCCTGCAGATCCTTTGGCCCGTGGCCTTTCAAGGTCTCGATGCCTTCCTTGACCTCGAGCGCATTGCCGATGCCGAAGCCCAGCGGCTGGTCCATATCACTGATGACGGCAACCGTGTTGCGGCCCAGATGCGTACCGATATCAACCATGGCCTGTGCCAGGGCGATGGAATCGTCGAGCGTCTTCATGAACGCACCGCTGCCGGTTTTGACATCGAGTACGATGGCATCTGCACCAGCGGCGATTTTCTTGCTCATGACGGAGCTGGCAATCAGCGGAATGGATTCCACGGTAGCAGTCACGTCACGCAGCGCATACAGCTTCTTGTCGGCAGGGGTAATGTTGCCGGATTGCCCGATAACGGCGGCGCCAATTTCGCCGACCTGGGCGAAGAACTGCTCCCGGCCCATCTCCACCGAGAAGCCGCTGATCGACTCCAGCTTGTCGAGTGTGCCGCCAGTATGTCCCAGCCCGCGGCCGGACATTTTGGCGACCGGAACTCCGGCGGAAGCCACCAGCGGTGCAAGCACCACCGTAGTTTTATCCAAGACAACGGGTAAAGACATAAAGGAAACCTCAATATCTTCCGTCTCTTTTTTTGTGTTTTGGAGGAGATCGAGGTCAAACTTAAAGTAGGTTTGCACGTTCCCATCTGCATCTATAACGATCTTATCAATAATTCCATCTATTAGACTCTTCTTTAAATAAAAGGGTGCTATATCGATTGATTTAGAAAAGTCTTTAAGTTGTTCAAGTATATAATCTGTTGTAGTTTCCTTCTCACTCTGTACTTCTATATTTTCAAGCAATGAGGATTTCAATAGTTTTGCGTTGTTTAGTTTTTTCAATATCTCTACCTGATCATCCTGATACCCCTGTTTGAGCAAATCGTAATTCAAATCATCTTCATCAAGTTCTAAGAGTAATCTTCTAATCGCAGTGTAATCCTTTGTATATCTATCTAATTTTTTTTCAATTTCTTTTAGATCATTTTCATACTGCTCATCTTTATCGTTTAACTGTCTTAAGACATCGCCCGATAACTCAGAGAAGTCTATTTTTGAAAGATAAATTTTTAGTTTATTAATAATATACTCTTCTAAAATCTCTTTTTTAAATGTAGTTCCTCCGCAACCATCAAATGTATGATTGTGATTACTTGAGCATAAATAATATAAATACTGTTTTCCATTGCTTCTGGTTGAATTTCTAGTAGCAAATTTACTTCCGCATTTTGAGCAATATAATATACCGGAAAGAAGAAAACTTGTTGTGTAGTGTCGAGGAGCTTTTATCTTTTCTTTTCTTTCATCTCTTAGCTTATATATCATCTTTTGTTTTACGTCAGTCCGTATTGCTTCATGTTCACCTTTCTCAACTATAACCTTATCCTTTAAATCGTCACCTTTTAATAGCTTTCTATCTCCATCTTTACTATATTGAATTACCCCTGTGTAAAACGCATTGAAGAGAATTGTTTGAACAACATCTTCTGTCCACTTATCAATAGATTTTTTTGTCTGTTTTCTTTTCTTGACTGCACCGCCAGGACGCAATCCAAGATTTTGTACTTTGTTTCCATTCAACCATTTAACAATAGAATACACTCCGTAACCAGAAAGATATAAATCCTCTATCTCATTAATTATTTTTACTTCGTCTGGAACCACTAATACTTTTTTATTATTTCTGATATATCCAAACGGAAGATTCCCTCCAACAGCCTCACCTCTTTTTGCTTTGTCTTGCATTACATCGGTAACACGCATCGATATTTGCGCTGACTCTATTTCGTCTAGAGATGCTCTTATATTCTCCATCATTTTTCCATATGGATCGTTTAAGGAAGATTGCATTTCTCCCGTAGCAGAATAGATCAACTCACAGTTTGCCTGTTCTAGCATTCCTCGAATCGCTAATGAATCCTCTATCTTTCTTGCTAATCTATCTCTTCTATAAACTATTAATTTATTGAAAAGACCTGCCTTAGCATCATTAAGACATTCTAACAATATTGTTCGATCTTTTAACCTAGTTTTAGATGCCGAAACTGCTGGCTCCGCATAAATTTTAAATAGTATGCCATTATTATCTTCGATAATTTTTTTACCTAAGTTCTCTTGCATAGGTATTGAATCGCCATTATCTGCCTGTTTATCTGTTGAAACGCGAATATATATAGCATAAACAGGCTTGTCCATAAATAATTCCTGTTTCACCTTTTTTACTTGAGGTGACATTTACATACCTCCTACTTTTATGTTCTTAGAGTCTATTTATTATGTTCTTTAATTTTATAGCATCTATGTATTATTGTCCATTTTTCGAAGTAGATTGTTGTATGTAATTTGCGAATATTTTTACTAATATGTCTTTTGCGTTGTCTACCATTTCTTTTTCATCTGCTGAGTCATTTATATAGAAAGCATCATAATTCGTGATTATCGTTTTCTTCGGGATAAATATCCATCCTTTCAAGTAGAGCCTTTCAGAAACCAAATAAGTTCCCAAAAGGCTCTTTCGTTTATTATTTTTATCCTTTATTTACTTCATTTTTCTTAATTGTTTTCTTCTTAGTAGGAGTCTTCTTCAATTCAACCTTATTCCACTCAATCAACTTATTTTTAATCAAATATGTAAGTGCTACAGCAAACGAATCTGACTCGTCTTCATTGTTAAAAGTGACATCGGGATAAACTTTTTTGATGGTATCTTGAACATATTTTTTAGTTGCATCTCCACGACAAATCTCTAATTTCACCGTCTTCGGAGGATAGTATATTTGTTCAAATTGATGAAACAACTTATTCACAACGCCATGCACCTTGTAAATAACTGCGGTAGAAGTAGGAAATCGGTTAAAAGCTCTTTCGATTGCCACTATTGATGGAGGAAAGTTTTCGGTTATTTCTATAAAACAGTCTTCAATGTGTTTTAGTTTTTGTCCATGTGTTGCAGATTTTTTAAAATGAGATGTTGATATGTGTGTTATAAATTCTGGTTTATTTTTATCCATATTCCATACAGTGATCCCTGTGCGCTCCATTGATAAATCTAATCCATACAGATATTTAGTAATATTTATTCAACTCCGCTTCTATTAACTCCCTATATTTTTTAAAATCTTTGTAGTGAATTATTAGCAAATTGATATGTTTATCGTTACAATATTTTATTTTTATTTCATCATTTTCTTGTTGTTTGAGCAACTTGTTAATTCCTCCAAACAGATCGACGGGTTTGTAATGTTGTTCTCCATTGTATTCAATAAGAAAAAGCAGATTTTCATCTCTATTAAATATTGCAAAATCAAACGGCAATTCTCTTAAATTAACACAGTCTGAAAACCTGTATTGTCTTATGAATTTAATATTTTCATTCCTTAAATATCTGGCTATTTCCTCTTCTTTTTTTGATTGCCCATTGTAAAAACACTCTTTACATCGGACAGATCGTTGCAGAAAATCTCTTGGCGTGTAATCATTTGTCATACCGCATTTATGATGCTTTATACATATTTTTGTTTTTAAATTTATAAATTTCCCTAAGACTTCATATTCATCTCCCACTAATTGATACACTTCTTCAATAAATTCAGCATGAGTCCTTTTATAATTACCAAAACATTTTGGGCAGTTTGATCTTAAACTAAAAAAATTATAGTAGTTAGGATTCCACGTGTATCCACAACATAAATGCGTAACTACAATTTTCTTTTTTTGTAAATTAATATCGCCCAATTTGTAGTCCTTTAGTTTTAATTCTACAAATCTATTAACGACATCTTCTTCTGTTAAAGGGATAAGCTTATTACATTTTATGCATTCTGACCCACTATGAACAAAGTGAGACGGTGTTATTTTATAAACATAGCCGCACGGTTTATGTTTTATGAGTACTTTTGTAGATGAATTTATATATTCTCCAATCACTTCGTATTCA encodes:
- a CDS encoding aminopeptidase; this translates as MSESRILTSMNVLKDCLGLSGGELLAVVADDDKRELAESVYEAGKRLGAESMLLIMQPRRKSGEEPPAPVAEAMAKADVAVCITTHSMTHTAARKQAAAAGTRVATMPGMTDDMFSNGAITADYAQVKALTEQVAALLSGGREVRVEKDGLSLSFSIDSRDGVLSTGLYLNPGESGNLPSGEAYIAPMEGTASGRILVDGSIAGIGALHSPLLLTVEQGRLTAAEGEGGDKLLEMLGTGDGRFLGEFGIGTNNKARITGVVLEDEKVYGTIHVAFGSNNTFGGILAAGVHIDAVVMKPDVYIDDKLIMLAGELL
- a CDS encoding crossover junction endodeoxyribonuclease RuvC, with translation MNITKYLYGLDLSMERTGITVWNMDKNKPEFITHISTSHFKKSATHGQKLKHIEDCFIEITENFPPSIVAIERAFNRFPTSTAVIYKVHGVVNKLFHQFEQIYYPPKTVKLEICRGDATKKYVQDTIKKVYPDVTFNNEDESDSFAVALTYLIKNKLIEWNKVELKKTPTKKKTIKKNEVNKG
- a CDS encoding serine hydrolase domain-containing protein, which produces MRIEQLRQAIASTAQSLGFSGTVLLSGREEELILEAYGHANMADNRLNKPDTRFGIASGCKLFTAIAICQLVEQGKLSFESKALELLQGGGLAFPLFSPEITVHQLLTHSSGIGDYFDEETMDDFAELWKAVPMYTLRRLEDFLPMFQNLPMKFNPGDRFHYNNAGYIMLGLLVEAASGMAFSDYVEQHIFLPCGMQHSGYFALDNLPANTAMGYIEQEDGSLITNIYSIPVKGGADGGAFITATDMQLFWDGLFNHRLLNEETTALLLTPHIHEDQDNYYGYGVWITKLNGEVYKYHVMGFDPGVSFRSAFYPASGVTFAALCNRSKGAYQIMRTVEDGLDDVDTPGD
- the spoIIAA gene encoding anti-sigma F factor antagonist; the protein is MNSHVEMEHHRGVLVVRLSGELDHHAADYVRMEMDEAIMRGQVEHLILSLKELQFMDSSGLGVILGRYKLIRSKGGKMAVCDATAPVKRLLEMSGLFKIMSLYDDESSALSDLEVAL
- a CDS encoding D-alanyl-D-alanine carboxypeptidase family protein, yielding MFRRGTTLRKIRYMMLVLCMAVSVLGAAPGAFAEEKAKSTGNTAAAVDLAPGARSAILMDAGTGTIIYEKNSHDKLPPASITKIMTMLLTVEALDEGRLQLTDKVRTSEYAASMGGSQIFLEPGEEMTVDEMLKGIAMASGNDASVAMAEKIAGSESAFVDMMNSKAEALGLKDTHFANCNGLPAANHYSSAHDIAVISRELLKHERIIKYTGSYQDYLRKDSAKPFWLVNTNKLVRFYTGADGLKTGYTSEAKFCLSATAARDGLRAVAVVLGEPNTKTRNSEVSGMFDYLFSQYKMHTIYKAGDTIGTLNIEKSVKKTLPITAKETYSVLLKKGITQEGIRNELVLPDSVKAPIAADQTIGKLVVYQGTSVIKEYELKAGEAVPKAGWWKLFKRTTGSLFTVD
- the spoIIAB gene encoding anti-sigma F factor, giving the protein MTKSEAGNFMSVQFAALSENESFARVVVAAFVSRLDPTMEELNDLKTVVSEAVTNCIIHGYDSNPEGIVSISASIDNETVHLTIEDQGNGIEDLELAQQPLYTSKPELERSGMGFTIMENFMDEFEVTSEPGRGTSISMKKTIVSKKALYN